One stretch of Pandoraea oxalativorans DNA includes these proteins:
- a CDS encoding ABC transporter substrate-binding protein — protein MFKQCLAAAALCAASLHAFADDLVRLGNLKFAHYGAVSYMKVIGPKYGLKIEERMFAKGVDIMPAIVAGQIDVSASALDAAIAGRAQGAPIYAVAGFAKGGVRLVAKKGLPVTKVADLKGKKVGVARGGAQEMILYAELAKAGLTWSDQPGKDVQIMFMAFADLNQALAAGSIDAMCQSEPQASQAINKGFGVEMLKPYDTPIGEPVRALVITEKLYKEKPDVAQRLMYAFVEATDYFIKNPKAAEKYVREDMFKNQITEQDFTDAIGNSPYSYDLSLSHVQLTTDLMKKYGVGKLQDPVPQAGDWVKLDLLAKAKTKLNIK, from the coding sequence ATGTTCAAGCAATGCCTTGCCGCCGCTGCGCTATGTGCAGCTTCGCTACACGCTTTTGCCGACGATCTGGTGCGTTTGGGCAACCTGAAGTTCGCCCACTACGGCGCCGTGTCGTACATGAAAGTGATCGGACCGAAGTACGGCCTGAAGATCGAAGAACGGATGTTCGCCAAGGGCGTGGACATCATGCCGGCCATCGTGGCCGGTCAGATCGACGTGTCGGCAAGCGCGCTTGACGCCGCTATCGCCGGTCGCGCTCAGGGCGCACCGATCTACGCGGTGGCCGGTTTCGCCAAGGGCGGCGTGCGTCTCGTGGCGAAGAAGGGGCTGCCGGTCACTAAGGTGGCCGATCTCAAGGGCAAGAAGGTGGGCGTGGCCCGTGGCGGTGCTCAGGAAATGATTCTGTACGCAGAACTGGCGAAGGCCGGTCTGACGTGGTCGGATCAGCCGGGCAAGGACGTGCAGATCATGTTCATGGCCTTCGCCGATCTGAACCAGGCACTGGCCGCCGGCAGCATCGACGCGATGTGCCAGTCGGAGCCGCAAGCCTCGCAAGCCATCAACAAGGGCTTCGGCGTGGAAATGCTCAAGCCTTACGACACGCCCATCGGCGAGCCGGTGCGTGCGCTCGTGATCACCGAGAAGCTCTATAAAGAAAAGCCGGACGTGGCCCAACGTCTGATGTACGCGTTCGTGGAAGCGACCGATTACTTCATCAAGAACCCGAAGGCGGCCGAGAAGTACGTTCGCGAGGACATGTTCAAGAACCAGATCACGGAGCAGGACTTCACGGACGCCATCGGCAACTCGCCGTATAGCTACGACCTGAGCCTCTCGCACGTGCAACTCACGACCGACCTGATGAAGAAGTACGGCGTGGGCAAGTTGCAGGATCCGGTGCCGCAAGCGGGAGACTGGGTCAAGCTCGACCTGCTCGCCAAGGCGAAAACCAAGCTGAACATCAAGTAA
- a CDS encoding ABC transporter permease: MSAVLPHSGASRAARMLRGVLIPVAVVVIWQIVTGLGWINPIILPSPLAVVTKWWQYLKPTVVMADGFSAWLESSELLMDATHSLHRVIMGFIVGAGIALPLGLLMGTSTRVYGLFNPLVQVVRPIPPIAYIPLAILWFGLGNPPAFFLIALGAFFPVLMNTIAGVRHVDGIYLRAARNLGAGQLTIFRRVILPAATPYILSGVRIGIGTAFIVVIVAEMIAVNNGLGYRILEAREYMWSDKIIAGMLTIGLLGLVIDLGMDRLNNHLLKWHRGLETK; this comes from the coding sequence ATGTCCGCAGTGCTCCCCCATTCGGGTGCCTCACGCGCCGCGCGCATGCTGCGCGGCGTGCTGATTCCGGTAGCGGTCGTGGTGATCTGGCAGATCGTCACCGGCCTGGGCTGGATCAACCCGATCATTCTCCCGTCGCCGCTCGCCGTTGTGACGAAGTGGTGGCAATACCTCAAACCGACCGTGGTGATGGCCGATGGCTTCAGTGCTTGGCTCGAGTCGAGCGAATTGCTCATGGACGCCACGCACAGTCTTCACCGCGTGATCATGGGCTTCATCGTGGGCGCAGGCATTGCGCTGCCGCTCGGTCTGCTCATGGGCACGAGCACGCGTGTCTACGGCCTGTTCAACCCGCTGGTGCAAGTGGTGCGTCCGATTCCCCCGATCGCGTACATTCCGCTGGCCATTCTGTGGTTCGGTCTGGGCAATCCCCCCGCGTTCTTCCTGATCGCACTGGGCGCATTCTTCCCGGTGCTGATGAACACGATTGCGGGTGTGCGTCACGTCGACGGCATCTATCTGCGTGCTGCGCGCAATCTCGGCGCGGGTCAGCTCACCATCTTCCGTCGCGTGATTCTGCCTGCGGCGACGCCCTACATCCTCTCGGGCGTGCGTATCGGCATCGGCACGGCGTTCATCGTCGTGATCGTGGCCGAGATGATCGCCGTGAACAACGGTCTGGGCTACCGCATTCTGGAAGCGCGCGAGTACATGTGGTCGGACAAGATCATCGCCGGGATGCTGACCATCGGTCTGCTCGGTCTGGTGATCGACCTCGGCATGGATCGTCTCAACAACCACCTGCTCAAGTGGCACCGTGGTCTGGAAACCAAGTGA
- a CDS encoding ABC transporter ATP-binding protein — protein MLIQIDHVNKQFPIPGGVVDALKDIDRNINAGEFVCLLGPSGCGKSTLLNALAGFVQPTSGAIRIDGRADAAAEPGPDRGMVFQEYALFPWMTVAQNVAFGLEIKGMKRAEINERVNLLLDKLNLREFRDRYPRDLSGGMRQRVAIARVLALDSPIMLMDEPFGALDALTRRTLQDELLRIWEEFRKTIIFVTHSIEESIYLADRVVVMTYRPGTVKRDVVIELPRPRDTAGSEFNELKKELAQMVMEEQMRFAQSEIRGVTAD, from the coding sequence ATGCTGATTCAAATCGATCACGTCAACAAACAGTTCCCGATCCCCGGCGGCGTCGTCGACGCGCTCAAGGACATCGACCGCAACATCAACGCGGGCGAGTTCGTCTGCCTGCTCGGCCCGTCGGGTTGCGGCAAGTCGACGCTGCTCAACGCACTCGCCGGCTTCGTGCAACCGACGTCGGGTGCGATTCGCATCGACGGTCGTGCCGACGCCGCCGCCGAACCGGGTCCGGATCGCGGCATGGTGTTTCAGGAATACGCACTGTTCCCGTGGATGACCGTCGCGCAGAACGTGGCGTTCGGTCTCGAAATCAAGGGCATGAAGCGCGCTGAGATCAACGAGCGCGTGAACCTGCTGCTCGACAAACTCAACCTGCGCGAGTTTCGCGACCGCTATCCGCGCGATCTCTCGGGCGGCATGCGTCAGCGCGTGGCGATTGCCCGCGTACTCGCGCTCGACAGCCCGATCATGCTGATGGACGAGCCGTTCGGTGCGCTCGACGCCCTCACGCGTCGCACGCTGCAGGACGAGTTGCTGCGCATTTGGGAGGAATTCAGGAAGACGATCATTTTCGTCACACACAGCATCGAGGAGTCGATCTATCTGGCCGACCGGGTCGTCGTCATGACGTACCGGCCGGGCACGGTCAAGCGGGATGTGGTCATCGAGCTACCCCGTCCGCGCGACACGGCAGGCAGCGAATTCAACGAATTGAAGAAGGAGCTGGCCCAGATGGTGATGGAGGAGCAAATGCGCTTTGCGCAAAGCGAGATTCGCGGCGTCACCGCGGATTAA
- a CDS encoding dicarboxylate/amino acid:cation symporter produces MQTQTKKPFYRILYVQVLFAIVVGILLGHFRPDLAVEMKPLGDAFIKLIKMIIGPVIFCTVVTGIAGMEDMKKVGRVGGKALIYFEVVSTLALVIGLIATHVLKPGAGFNVDINSLDPKAIAGYAAKAAHGDTSTDFLLHLIPNTITDAFAKGEILQILVIAILFGAALGAIGERGRVVTSWIDSVSGVLFRVVHIITKVAPLGAFGAMAFTIGKYGIASLVPLAKLMGTFYLTSFLFVIVVLGLIAKFTGFSIFRFLAYIKEELLIVLGTSSSEAALPHLMEKMEKAGCSKSVVGLVIPTGYSFNLDGTNIYMTMAVLFIAQATNIDLTWGQQLTLLAVAMLTSKGASGVTGAGFITLAATLAVIPTIPVAGMVLILGIDRFMSECRALTNICGNGVATIVVSAWEKELDRKKLADAMSGKQGPELA; encoded by the coding sequence ATGCAAACCCAGACCAAAAAACCCTTTTACCGCATCCTGTACGTGCAGGTGCTGTTTGCCATTGTCGTCGGCATTCTGCTCGGGCATTTCCGTCCCGATCTGGCCGTCGAGATGAAGCCGCTTGGCGACGCGTTCATCAAGCTCATCAAGATGATCATCGGTCCGGTGATCTTCTGTACGGTCGTGACCGGTATCGCCGGCATGGAAGACATGAAGAAGGTCGGCCGCGTTGGCGGCAAGGCGCTGATCTACTTCGAAGTCGTCTCGACGCTCGCACTCGTGATCGGCCTGATTGCCACGCACGTGCTCAAGCCGGGCGCTGGCTTCAACGTCGACATCAACTCGCTCGATCCGAAGGCTATCGCCGGTTACGCCGCGAAGGCAGCGCACGGCGACACGTCCACCGACTTCCTGCTGCACCTGATCCCGAACACGATCACCGACGCGTTCGCCAAGGGTGAAATCCTCCAGATCCTCGTGATCGCTATCCTGTTCGGCGCAGCACTCGGCGCGATCGGCGAGCGTGGCCGCGTGGTGACGAGCTGGATCGACAGCGTGTCGGGCGTGCTCTTTCGCGTGGTGCACATCATCACCAAGGTCGCTCCGCTGGGCGCTTTCGGTGCCATGGCCTTCACCATCGGCAAGTACGGTATCGCTTCGCTGGTGCCGCTGGCCAAGCTGATGGGTACGTTCTACCTGACGTCGTTCCTGTTCGTGATCGTCGTGCTGGGTCTGATCGCCAAGTTCACCGGCTTCTCGATCTTCCGCTTCCTCGCGTACATCAAGGAAGAGCTGCTGATCGTGCTCGGTACGAGCTCGTCGGAAGCTGCACTGCCGCACCTGATGGAAAAGATGGAGAAGGCCGGTTGCTCGAAGTCGGTGGTAGGTCTCGTGATTCCGACCGGTTACTCGTTCAACCTCGACGGCACGAACATCTACATGACGATGGCCGTGCTGTTCATCGCACAAGCGACGAACATCGACCTGACCTGGGGCCAACAGCTCACGCTGCTCGCCGTGGCGATGCTGACCTCGAAGGGCGCTTCGGGCGTGACCGGCGCAGGCTTCATCACGCTGGCCGCAACGCTGGCCGTGATCCCGACGATTCCGGTCGCCGGGATGGTGCTGATTCTCGGCATCGACCGATTCATGAGCGAATGCCGTGCGCTGACGAACATCTGCGGCAACGGCGTCGCGACCATCGTCGTGTCGGCATGGGAAAAGGAACTGGACCGCAAGAAGCTGGCCGACGCCATGTCCGGCAAGCAGGGTCCGGAGCTGGCCTGA
- a CDS encoding sensor histidine kinase — MATPHDNTIRARHARGSHAPQGAAAPVSREDAVGHRRDEVPIDLARAVPMRRWSWIVVMLLASVLFCWLTYALSWQRGVADLRVNAGARVERYAGSLRSTVDRYEFLPYLLSLHPYVHDLLLNPKDKAVVQRANDYLFDVNQRAKASAAYVIDANGLALAASNWREKATFVGQEYRFRPYFIDAIKGAFGRFYGVGTTSGEPGYFVSQPILVDGQIHGVVVVKLNLEWFQRAGADASEPVVVADDHGVIFLSSEPRWQYRSLTPLAPAVKAALDSTRQYYNQNVTPLAWSEDERLDVDGEVVTVHDGRGAGKNRRFLAVQRKLGEPDWTLMYFAPLDQVIANARIAAVAAACLAAFTCLLGVAWNQRRQRVRDMLKSRELLQSAYAELGERVAERTADLQSANERLQTEVQERSRTEHELREAQSELVQASKLVALGQMAAGITHELNQPLSALRSFSDNTRVLIERREYDAAQENLEAIASLTDRMGKITGQLRLFAGRARRGDMEASVQRALDNTLMLLRGRLAGIQVTTTFARGLEDVQVACEGLRLEQVLINLVGNAIDAVVGAANPQASPSIWIDVDADDLWVRIYVRDNGPGISEAHMPRLFEPFFSTKEGGQGMGLGLAISSSIAQENGGQLVAGNVPGGGAEFLVTLRRVQRTGATIA, encoded by the coding sequence ATGGCCACCCCGCACGACAACACGATCCGCGCTCGCCACGCCCGCGGCAGTCACGCACCCCAAGGTGCCGCTGCGCCCGTGAGCCGTGAGGACGCAGTAGGTCATCGGCGCGACGAAGTCCCCATCGATCTCGCGAGGGCTGTCCCGATGCGCCGTTGGTCATGGATCGTCGTCATGTTGCTGGCGAGTGTCCTGTTTTGCTGGTTGACGTACGCCCTGAGCTGGCAGCGGGGTGTGGCCGACTTGCGCGTGAACGCCGGCGCGCGTGTCGAACGTTACGCAGGCAGCCTGCGTAGTACCGTCGACCGATACGAATTCCTGCCGTATCTGCTCTCGCTGCATCCGTACGTGCACGACCTGTTGCTCAATCCGAAAGACAAGGCCGTCGTGCAGCGGGCCAACGATTATCTGTTCGACGTCAATCAACGCGCCAAGGCATCGGCAGCGTATGTGATCGACGCGAACGGTCTGGCGCTCGCCGCGAGCAATTGGCGCGAGAAGGCCACGTTCGTCGGACAGGAGTACCGCTTCCGTCCGTATTTCATCGACGCCATCAAAGGCGCTTTCGGCCGCTTTTATGGCGTGGGGACGACCTCCGGCGAGCCGGGGTATTTCGTCTCCCAGCCGATTCTCGTCGACGGTCAGATCCACGGTGTGGTCGTGGTGAAGCTGAACCTGGAGTGGTTCCAGCGCGCGGGGGCGGACGCCTCCGAGCCCGTTGTCGTGGCCGACGATCACGGCGTGATCTTCCTGTCGTCCGAGCCGCGCTGGCAGTATCGTTCGCTCACGCCGCTCGCCCCCGCCGTGAAGGCGGCGCTCGACAGCACGCGCCAGTATTACAACCAGAACGTGACACCGCTTGCGTGGAGCGAGGACGAACGGCTCGACGTCGACGGCGAGGTCGTGACGGTGCATGACGGCAGGGGCGCGGGCAAGAACCGGCGCTTTCTCGCCGTACAGCGCAAATTGGGCGAGCCGGACTGGACCCTCATGTACTTCGCGCCGCTCGATCAGGTGATCGCCAATGCACGGATCGCGGCGGTCGCTGCGGCGTGTCTGGCGGCATTCACTTGTTTGCTGGGCGTGGCGTGGAATCAGCGGCGTCAGCGCGTACGCGACATGCTCAAGAGCCGCGAGTTGTTGCAGTCCGCCTATGCCGAACTGGGCGAGCGTGTGGCTGAGCGCACCGCCGATCTGCAATCCGCCAACGAGCGTCTGCAGACGGAAGTGCAGGAGCGTTCGCGCACCGAACACGAATTGCGCGAGGCACAGAGCGAACTCGTGCAGGCATCGAAACTCGTGGCGCTGGGGCAGATGGCCGCAGGCATCACGCATGAACTCAACCAGCCGCTCTCCGCGCTGCGCAGCTTCTCGGACAATACGCGCGTGCTGATCGAGCGCCGGGAGTACGACGCCGCGCAGGAGAACCTCGAAGCCATTGCGTCGCTCACCGACCGCATGGGCAAGATCACCGGGCAGTTGCGTCTGTTTGCGGGGCGCGCGCGGCGTGGCGACATGGAAGCGTCGGTGCAACGCGCGCTGGACAATACGCTGATGCTCTTGCGTGGACGTCTGGCAGGTATCCAGGTGACGACCACCTTCGCGAGGGGCCTGGAAGACGTGCAGGTGGCGTGCGAGGGCTTGCGTCTCGAACAGGTGTTGATCAATCTGGTCGGTAACGCTATCGACGCCGTGGTGGGGGCGGCTAACCCGCAAGCCTCGCCGTCGATATGGATCGATGTGGACGCGGACGACCTGTGGGTGCGCATTTACGTGCGCGACAACGGGCCGGGCATTTCGGAGGCACATATGCCGCGTCTGTTCGAACCGTTTTTCAGTACCAAGGAGGGCGGTCAGGGCATGGGGCTCGGACTCGCAATTTCGTCATCCATCGCACAAGAGAACGGCGGCCAGTTGGTCGCCGGCAACGTTCCGGGCGGTGGGGCTGAATTTCTCGTGACGCTGCGCCGCGTGCAACGCACCGGCGCGACAATCGCATGA
- a CDS encoding sigma-54-dependent transcriptional regulator — MYKNLQILFVEDDELVRRATLQSLQLAGLDAFGLASAEAARERITPDFAGIVVSDIRLIGMSGLELLAHLRQHAPEVPVILVTGHGDISMAVQAIRDGAYDFIEKPFAPDRLIESAKRALETRKLMLENQALRRELAEQGGRASRIIGRSPSMETLRTLIANVAMTDAPVLINGDTGTGKELVARSLHELSRRRDAPFVALNCGALPEAIFESEMFGHEVGAFTGAAKRRIGKLEHASGGTLFLDEIESMPAALQVKLLRVLQDGVLERLGSNQSIRVDCRVVAAAKDDMEALVREGTFRRDLYYRLNVVTLALPPLRERREDILPLFEHFMLDAAVRYGRPAPVVSDRMRQELLQSDWPGNVRELRNAADRLVLGVASAPEGESLAPLPLKEQVERFERAVLQEALEHSKGNVAATAEALHVPKATLYEKLKRYGLHTRGHGEGGDGR, encoded by the coding sequence ATGTACAAGAACCTCCAGATCCTATTTGTCGAAGACGACGAACTCGTGCGGCGTGCCACGCTGCAAAGCCTGCAACTTGCCGGGCTCGATGCCTTCGGGCTTGCCTCGGCCGAAGCGGCGCGAGAGCGCATCACGCCGGACTTCGCCGGCATTGTCGTGTCGGACATTCGTCTGATCGGCATGAGCGGGCTCGAATTGCTCGCGCATTTGCGTCAGCACGCGCCGGAAGTGCCGGTCATCCTCGTCACCGGTCATGGCGACATCTCGATGGCGGTGCAAGCTATCCGCGACGGTGCGTACGACTTTATCGAGAAGCCCTTTGCACCGGACCGTCTGATCGAGTCGGCCAAGCGCGCGCTGGAAACGCGCAAGCTCATGCTGGAGAATCAGGCGCTGCGCCGCGAGCTGGCGGAACAGGGCGGACGCGCCTCGCGCATCATCGGACGCAGCCCGTCGATGGAGACGCTGCGCACGCTCATCGCCAACGTCGCCATGACGGATGCCCCGGTGCTCATCAATGGCGACACCGGCACGGGCAAGGAACTGGTCGCTCGCAGTCTGCACGAGTTGTCGCGTCGCCGCGATGCGCCGTTTGTCGCGCTGAACTGCGGCGCGCTGCCCGAGGCGATCTTCGAGAGCGAGATGTTTGGCCACGAGGTCGGTGCATTTACCGGCGCGGCGAAACGCCGTATCGGCAAGCTGGAACATGCGTCGGGCGGCACATTGTTTCTCGACGAGATCGAGAGCATGCCCGCCGCGTTGCAGGTGAAGTTGCTGCGTGTGTTGCAGGACGGCGTGCTGGAGCGTCTCGGATCGAATCAGTCGATCCGTGTCGACTGCCGGGTGGTGGCAGCCGCGAAGGACGATATGGAAGCGCTCGTGCGCGAGGGGACGTTCCGTCGCGACCTCTACTACCGATTGAATGTGGTGACGCTGGCGCTGCCGCCGCTGCGCGAGCGTCGGGAAGACATCCTGCCGCTGTTCGAACATTTCATGCTCGATGCGGCCGTGCGTTACGGACGCCCCGCGCCGGTGGTGTCGGACCGCATGCGTCAAGAGTTGCTGCAGTCGGACTGGCCGGGCAACGTGCGCGAACTGCGCAACGCGGCGGACCGTCTCGTGCTGGGTGTGGCGAGCGCGCCTGAAGGGGAGTCGCTCGCGCCTCTCCCGCTCAAGGAGCAGGTGGAACGGTTCGAGCGAGCCGTGCTTCAGGAAGCGCTGGAACACAGCAAGGGCAACGTGGCGGCGACGGCCGAGGCGCTACACGTGCCGAAGGCGACGCTGTACGAGAAGCTCAAGCGCTATGGCTTGCATACGCGCGGACACGGCGAGGGGGGCGACGGGCGCTGA
- a CDS encoding ISL3 family transposase encodes MLDRKLLESLGGWQGYAVERVEWPEGTGRTLSIYLKPTAKVMLCEQCGARCRQVHETTVRRVRDLPLFEYRVVLHVPRRRLLCEQCGGPRLERLTWLGRYQRVTDRLAAACSQLLQSSNVQAVARFFELGWHTVKTLDKARLRASVREPDWSRIEYLAMDEFALHKGHRYATVVVDPISRQVLWIGPGRSRETARAFFEQLPRGVAQRIKAVAIDMTTAYELEIQAHCPRAEIVYDLFHVVAKYGREVIDRVRVDQANQLRQDRPARRVIKSSRWLLLRNRDKLDRQQAVRLDELLQANQPLLTVYVLRDELKRLWFYRRPAWAKQAWHHWCEQAEQSGIAPLNTFAQRLKGYLHGILARCRHRLNTSIVEGINNTIKVIKRRAYGYRDQEYFFLKIRAAFPGNAQ; translated from the coding sequence ATGCTGGATCGCAAGCTGCTGGAGTCGCTGGGAGGCTGGCAGGGCTATGCCGTCGAACGCGTGGAGTGGCCCGAGGGCACAGGGCGCACGCTGTCGATCTATTTGAAGCCAACCGCCAAGGTGATGCTGTGCGAGCAGTGCGGCGCACGATGTCGCCAGGTCCATGAGACCACGGTGCGCCGGGTGCGAGATCTGCCGTTATTTGAGTACCGGGTTGTTCTTCATGTTCCACGCCGGCGCTTGTTGTGTGAGCAATGCGGTGGCCCGCGCCTGGAGCGGCTTACTTGGCTGGGTCGCTACCAGCGGGTGACGGATCGGCTTGCGGCGGCCTGCAGCCAATTGCTGCAATCGAGCAACGTGCAGGCGGTGGCGAGGTTCTTCGAGCTGGGTTGGCATACCGTCAAGACGCTGGACAAGGCCCGGCTCCGAGCGTCAGTGCGCGAACCGGATTGGTCCAGGATCGAGTATTTAGCGATGGACGAGTTCGCCCTGCATAAAGGGCATCGGTACGCGACGGTAGTCGTCGATCCGATCAGCAGGCAGGTGCTGTGGATCGGCCCAGGACGCTCACGCGAGACGGCTCGGGCGTTCTTCGAGCAATTGCCGCGTGGGGTCGCCCAACGCATCAAGGCCGTAGCCATCGACATGACTACGGCCTACGAGTTAGAAATCCAGGCCCACTGCCCACGGGCGGAGATCGTCTATGACTTGTTCCATGTCGTGGCCAAGTACGGACGAGAGGTCATTGATCGGGTGCGCGTGGATCAGGCCAACCAACTGCGCCAGGACCGTCCCGCGCGCCGGGTCATCAAATCGAGCCGCTGGCTGTTATTGCGCAACCGCGACAAGCTAGACCGGCAGCAGGCCGTCCGGCTCGACGAATTGCTGCAAGCCAACCAGCCGCTGCTGACGGTCTATGTCCTGAGGGACGAACTCAAGCGGCTCTGGTTCTACCGAAGACCTGCCTGGGCAAAACAAGCCTGGCACCACTGGTGCGAGCAGGCCGAGCAAAGCGGAATAGCCCCCTTGAACACCTTCGCTCAGCGTCTGAAAGGCTATCTGCATGGCATCCTGGCCAGATGCCGACATCGTCTAAACACCAGCATCGTTGAGGGCATTAACAACACTATCAAGGTCATTAAGCGGCGCGCCTACGGCTACCGAGACCAGGAATACTTCTTCCTCAAAATCCGCGCCGCCTTCCCCGGTAATGCTCAATGA
- a CDS encoding TlpA disulfide reductase family protein: MSATTSRKSPLGKILAVVVIAAVAIAAYFTFAAQKRAPEATFTLLSGQKLGTEQLKGKVYLVNFWATSCVTCMKEMPTMVKTYEKYQGQGLEFVAVAMSYDPPMYVMNYAQSRQLPFKVAMDSDGSVAKQYGNVQLTPTTFVVDRNGKVLKQYVGEPEYAELNKLIETALAKQA, from the coding sequence ATGAGCGCTACGACCTCCCGCAAGTCTCCTCTCGGCAAGATCCTCGCCGTCGTGGTTATCGCCGCCGTGGCGATTGCCGCGTACTTCACGTTCGCCGCTCAGAAGCGTGCGCCCGAAGCGACCTTCACGCTGCTCTCGGGTCAGAAGCTCGGCACCGAACAACTCAAAGGCAAGGTTTATCTGGTCAACTTCTGGGCGACGAGCTGCGTCACGTGCATGAAGGAAATGCCGACGATGGTGAAGACGTACGAGAAGTACCAGGGCCAGGGGCTGGAGTTTGTCGCGGTAGCCATGAGCTACGACCCGCCGATGTACGTGATGAACTACGCGCAGTCGCGTCAGTTGCCCTTCAAGGTCGCAATGGACTCCGACGGCAGCGTCGCCAAGCAATACGGCAACGTCCAGCTCACGCCGACGACGTTCGTTGTGGATCGCAACGGCAAGGTGCTCAAACAATACGTCGGCGAACCCGAGTACGCGGAACTCAACAAGCTGATCGAGACGGCACTGGCAAAGCAAGCTTGA